The following are encoded in a window of Polyodon spathula isolate WHYD16114869_AA chromosome 48, ASM1765450v1, whole genome shotgun sequence genomic DNA:
- the LOC121306450 gene encoding receptor-type tyrosine-protein phosphatase eta-like — MLFILLALSLGPVRSERMYFYQSNATEWAAARNHCLACFRELVSVSQDNAALLVKGLTNDTWTGLRKELDGPMDWSQWSNGDPLTFQNWYPARPDSNNSDDSCVKFLRFGPWFDEPCETELPYICYEDRFYGNLTVSKVSLTSVSLSWTPGPGNISNYRVEVSGNTSQVLTSTGLTALVGSLTPGSLYRFQVFPIKCDRDLNPENATVYTKPERVTNLNVTSVTTGTATLRWSRPAGNEDGFLVEVEGFPALSVTAPGEAASVPGLSPGKQFTFRVTALVPDRSISGNPVSVSAFTRPGLVCTLQVSEVTSTALNLTWTRPEGGHDGYRVDWTGNWAFLNHTQTVSTESARLENLEPGANYSIWVTALVANQSVEGDPVFISSYTRPNAVTELVVTETTTTLIAVQWQPPASGSWHSFRVQIPGSPALETAELTANLTGLKSGKQYTVTVVTLATDSTRLSDPVNATTYTKLNKPKNLINNSFNTTDIYLSWDVPENMDGVQSSYLVNYTTQFWKLSQSVVASTNAIVLTGVKSGVEYSVTVQTLLQMGQTNVTSEPVAFKCSTSKPSAECVQRPFSLAVHFQFTFCGRGRMQKGRSWRAGF; from the exons ATGTTGTTCATTTTGCTGG CTCTCTCTCTGGGCCCGGTTCGGTCGGAGAGGATGTATTTCTACCAGTCCAATGCGACGGAGTGGGCTGCCGCTCGGAACCACTGCCTCGCCTGCTTCAGGGAATTGGTGAGCGTCTCCCAGGACAACGCCGCCCTGCTGGTGAAAGGCCTGACCAATGACACCTGGACCGGGTTGCGCAAGGAGCTCGACGGGCCCATGGACTGGTCCCAGTGGTCGAACGGCGATCCGCTCACTTTCCAGAACTGGTACCCGGCCCGGCCCGACAGCAACAACTCGGACGACTCCTGCGTCAAGTTCCTGCGCTTCGGACCCTGGTTCGACGAGCCCTGTGAAACGGAGCTGCCCTACATATGTTATGAAG ATCGTTTCTATGGCAACCTGACTGTGTCCAAAGTCTCGTTAACCAGTGTGTCCCTGAGCTGGACCCCCGGCCCCGGTAATATAAGTAACTACCGGGTGGAGGTGTCTGGAAACACCAGCCAGGTGCTGACGTCCACTGGGCTGACAGCGCTGGTGGGGTCCCTGACGCCCGGCAGCCTCTACAGGTTCCAAGTGTTTCCAATCAAATGCGACAGAGACCTAAACCCCGAGAACGCCACCGTCTACACAA AGCCGGAGAGGGTGACAAATCTGAACGTCACGTCCGTCACCACGGGAACGGCGACCCTGCGCTGGAGCCGGCCAGCGGGGAACGAGGACGGCTTCCTCGTGGAGGTGGAGGGGTTCCCAGCTCTGAGCGTCACCGCTCCAGGGGAGGCCGCCTCAGTGCCCGGGCTCAGCCCAGGAAAGCAGTTCACTTTCAGGGTGACGGCGCTGGTCCCGGACCGCTCGATTAGTGGAAACCCGGTATCTGTGTCTGCGTTCACCA GGCCGGGTCTCGTCTGCACACTGCAGGTCTCAGAAGTCACGTCGACTGCTCTGAACCTCACCTGGACACGGCCGGAAGGAGGGCACGATGGCTACAGAGTGGACTGGACCGGCAACTGGGCCTTCCTCAACCACACCCAGACGGTCTCCACAGAATCAGCCAGGCTGGAGAACCTGGAGCCAGGGGCCAACTACTCGATCTGGGTGACCGCGCTGGTTGCAAACCAGTCTGTGGAGGGCGATCCGGTCTTCATCAGCAGCTACACGA GACCCAACGCAGTGACAGAACTGGTGGTTACCGAGACAACCACAACTCTCATTGCAGTCCAGTGGCAGCCGCCAGCCAGTGGGAGCTGGCATTCATTCAGGGTGCAGATTCCTGGTTCACCTGCCCTGGAGACTGCAGAGCTAACAGCTAACCTGACTGGGCTGAAATCTGGCAAGCAATACACGGTCACGGTCGTTACCCTAGCAACTGACAGCACCAGGCTCTCTGACCCTGTCAACGCAACCACTTACACCA AACTAAACAAACCCAAAAACCTGATTAACAACTCCTTTAACACGACTGACATCTACCTGAGCTGGGACGTCCCAGAGAACATGGATGGGGTACAGAGCAGCTACCTGGTCAACTACACCACGCAGTTCTGGAAGCTCAGCCAGTCTGTGGTTGCCAGCACCAACGCCATCGTCCTCACTGGGGTGAAGTCCGGAGTGGAGTACAGTGTCACAGTGCAGACGCTGCTGCAAATGGGACAGACCAACGTGACCAGTGAGCCTGTCGCATTCAAATGCAGCACCAGTAAGCCATCCGCAGAATGCGTGCAGAGACCTTTCTCTCTTGCAGTGCACTTTCAGTTCACATTTTGCGGTAGAGGCAGAATGCAGAAAGGTCGTTCGTGGCGTGCTGGTTTTTAA
- the LOC121306478 gene encoding uncharacterized protein LOC121306478, translating to MDSRGSEESEPGRFCKGNICFSPESPVPEHRPKRQAAAARERSEVGGTALRRSRRARPENVDEAESLSKTAVKRKRRRRRRKGSRTRTQKCPPNTASARGIGDLVLAAELVELVGVSQGELRLGFENDHRGYSLPPDPQALTRLVRSFAQNLHRQEQRLSELQGVLERQETLHTQSKERWEWEQHALTTAHEARIDSLENEAARLRIESSARQRELLRARSEAASSAETVLQLGAQLSEKRAHPRRCVLSARALSKEPKWLRFFTGFESYSKFTAFLEFLRSGDGAGLCWNRAANRERVGGAEEEEEEEEEVISDGLVEALGKDVFMDGQALDSDLVTQTEGLPAGGANSSEGGAFLGRGYSRRTEGGAPNLLSPEDQLLLVLTRLRLGLLLQDLSFRFKVAESTVSRIWVHWMELLQKRLQQIPVRCSLRYIDSFRPKHSVLLGQGSPLTVLECADLLFDVPARERQRGPTPLPVQGGRDGAGEGAAPAEVLSVRSLTDKVLTFRYLRGVHPLSSAPHIDRAWEVCCYLACLLHEPMGLR from the exons ATGGATAGCCGGGGGAGCGAAGAAAGCGAACCGGGTAGGTTTTGCAAAGGAAACATTTGTTTTAGCCCGGAGTCCCCGGTCCCGGAGCACCGACCGAAGAGGCAAGCAGCGGCTGCCCGGGAGAGGAGCGAGGTGGGCGGGACAGCGCTGCGCCGATCGCGGCGAGCCCGACCCGAG AACGTGGATGAAGCGGAGTCTCTGAGTAAGACCGCggtgaagaggaagaggaggaggaggaggaggaaggggagcCGAACCCGGACCCAGAAGTGCCCCCCCAACACag cCTCCGCGCGCGGGATCGGAGATCTGGTCCTGGCAGCTGAGCTGGTGGAGCTTGTCGGAGTGTCCCAGGGGGAGTTGCGCCTGGGCTTCGAGAACGATCACCGGGGGTACTCCCTGCCCCCCGACCCCCAGGCCCTGACCCGCCTGGTCCGAAGCTTCGCACAGAACCTGCACAGGCAGGAGCAGAGGCTGAGCGAGCTGCAGGGGGTGCTGGAGAGGCAGGAGACGCTGCACACCCAGAGCAAG gAGCGCTGGGAGTGGGAGCAGCACGCCCTGACAACGGCCCACGAGGCTCGCATCGACTCCCTGGAGAACGAGGCGGCCCGGCTTCGGATCGAGAGCTCGGCCCGGCAGAGGGAGCTGCTCCGGGCCCGCTCGGAGGCAGCCTCCAGCGCCGAGACCGTGCTGCAGCTGGGGGCCCAGCTCAGCGAGAAGCGGGCCCACCCTCGCCGCTGCGTCCTCTCCGCCAGGGCCCTGAGCAAGGAGCCCAAGTGGCTGCGTTTCTTCACCGGGTTCGAGAGCTACAGCAAGTTCACGGCCTTCCTGGAGTTCCTGCGCAGCGGAGACGGGGCCGGGCTCTGCTGGAACCGGGCGGCCAATCGGGAGAGAGTGGGCggggcggaggaggaggaggaggaggaggaggaagtgaTTTCGGACGGGTTGGTCGAGGCGTTGGGGAAAGACGTGTTTATGGACGGACAG gCTCTTGATTCAGACTTGGTGACACAGACCGAGGGGCTGCCAGCGGGAGGGGCTAACAGCTCAGAGGGCGGGGCCTTTCTGGGGCGGGGCTACTCTCGGCGCACAGAGGGCGGGGCTCCCAATCTGCTGAGCCCAGAGGACCAGCTGCTGCTGGTTCTGACCCGGCTCAGGCTTGGCCTGCTGCTGCAGGACCTCTCCTTCAGATTCAAGGTGGCCGAGTCCACCGTCTCCCGGATCTGGGTCCACTGGATGGAGCTGCTGCAGAAGAGGCTGCAACAG ATCCCGGTACGCTGCAGCCTTCGGTACATCGACTCCTTCCGGCCCAAACACTCCGTCCTGCTCGGGCAGGGCTCTCCGCTGACCGTGCTGGAGTGCGCGGACCTGCTATTCGATGTGCCGGCGAGGGAGCGGCAGCGAGGACCCACCCCCCTCCCCGTCCAGGGGGGTCGGGATGGCGCGGGAGAGGGGGCGGCGCCTGC GGAGGTGCTGAGCGTGCGGAGCCTCACTGACAAGGTGCTCACCTTCCGTTACCTCCGTGGCGTGCACCCGCTCAGCAGCGCTCCCCACATCGACCGTGCCTGGGAGGTGTGCTGCTACCTGGCCTGCCTGCTGCATGAGCCCATGGGCCTGcggtga